A region of Bombilactobacillus folatiphilus DNA encodes the following proteins:
- a CDS encoding MerR family transcriptional regulator, whose product MNYTIGEISQKEHLSIDTLRFYEKEGLIIPARDSNNRRVYDDKDIVWIEFLKRLKKTGMKISDMREYANLRYQGDETIPLRLSLLQDRYGELLIELEHTQKSLSFLKAKIEVYQSMLEDQ is encoded by the coding sequence ATGAATTATACAATTGGAGAAATCTCCCAAAAAGAACATTTATCAATTGACACCTTACGTTTTTATGAAAAGGAAGGTTTAATTATTCCCGCCCGGGATTCGAATAACAGACGTGTTTATGACGATAAAGATATTGTTTGGATTGAGTTTCTCAAGCGCCTCAAAAAAACAGGTATGAAAATATCAGATATGCGAGAATATGCTAACCTTAGATATCAAGGAGACGAAACGATACCGCTCCGATTATCACTACTACAAGATAGATATGGTGAATTGCTCATCGAATTGGAGCACACTCAAAAAAGTTTAAGTTTTCTTAAAGCTAAAATTGAGGTATACCAATCAATGCTTGAAGACCAATAA
- a CDS encoding SDR family NAD(P)-dependent oxidoreductase, whose protein sequence is MNKYVMITGASSGIGLATAKKMVSRGKNLILVARRKDKLLNLKDELKSSYPEIDAVIKTFDLTKTDAINSFWESLSNYDIETLINNAGMGMYSLIKDQNDERTQSLLKLDVEALALLTTLFVKDYWNVEGTQVINISSAGGYEIVPNAITYCASKFFVSAFTEGLALELKETGAKMRAKVLAPAATKTEFGKVANNVEDYDYDQAFPQYHTAEQVASFLMDLYDHDSILGFINRDNFEFEKKNNYFENAYGKGTNQTLK, encoded by the coding sequence ATGAATAAATATGTAATGATTACTGGCGCGAGTTCAGGTATCGGTTTAGCAACAGCTAAAAAAATGGTGTCCCGCGGGAAAAACTTGATTCTTGTAGCGAGGAGAAAAGACAAATTATTAAATTTAAAAGATGAACTTAAAAGCAGTTATCCTGAAATTGATGCCGTAATAAAAACATTTGATTTAACAAAAACTGATGCAATAAACAGTTTTTGGGAAAGCTTATCAAATTATGATATCGAAACATTAATCAATAATGCAGGTATGGGAATGTATTCGCTTATAAAAGATCAAAATGATGAACGGACGCAATCTCTATTAAAATTGGACGTTGAAGCTCTAGCGCTACTGACCACTTTATTCGTCAAGGACTATTGGAATGTTGAAGGAACTCAAGTTATCAACATCTCATCGGCTGGTGGTTATGAAATTGTGCCAAACGCAATCACCTATTGCGCTAGTAAATTTTTTGTCAGTGCTTTTACAGAAGGTTTGGCGCTAGAATTGAAAGAAACTGGCGCCAAGATGCGTGCAAAGGTCCTAGCTCCTGCGGCCACGAAAACCGAATTTGGTAAAGTGGCAAATAATGTGGAAGACTATGATTATGATCAGGCTTTTCCACAATATCATACTGCCGAACAAGTTGCTTCATTTTTAATGGATTTGTACGATCATGATTCAATTCTAGGTTTTATCAATCGTGATAACTTTGAATTTGAAAAGAAGAATAATTATTTTGAAAATGCTTATGGTAAGGGAACTAATCAAACTTTAAAGTGA
- the guaA gene encoding glutamine-hydrolyzing GMP synthase produces the protein MGEQVQADSIIVLDYGSQYNQLITRRIRDMGIYSELLPHTMSAQEIQERAPKGIILSGGPNSVYDDKALTIDPQIWQLGIPILGICYGMQLMMHSLGGQVQAAGAPEYGRAQITIEKTQNPLLQALPARQFVWMSHGDRVTAIPDGFETVAISDNTPYAVVADEQRQLYGVQFHPEVRNSDHGLEMLHNFAFQICGAQANWSMKDFIDEQIQKIRAIVGDRQVLLGLSGGVDSSVTGVLLHKAIGSQLTSIFVDHGLLRKGEADEVMASLEGKFGLNIIKVDAQQRFLDKLKGVSDPEQKRKIIGNEFIEVFNDEAQKLDGIDFLAQGTLYTDVIESGTNTAQTIKSHHNVGGLPEEMHFTLIEPLRTLFKDEVRELGEQMEMPHDLVWRQPFPGPGLGIRVLGEVSADKLQIERDSDYILREEIKKAGLDESIWQYFTVLPGMRSVGVMGDGRTYDYTVGIRAVTSIDGMTADFAQIPWDVLAQISTRITNEVAHVNRVVYDITSKPPATIEWE, from the coding sequence GATTATGGTAGTCAATATAATCAATTAATTACGCGGCGCATTCGCGATATGGGCATTTACTCAGAATTATTGCCACATACAATGAGTGCTCAAGAGATTCAAGAACGGGCACCCAAGGGGATTATTTTGTCTGGTGGTCCCAATAGTGTTTACGATGATAAGGCGTTAACAATTGATCCGCAAATTTGGCAATTAGGCATTCCAATTTTGGGTATTTGTTACGGTATGCAATTAATGATGCATAGTTTGGGCGGACAGGTACAAGCTGCCGGTGCACCGGAATATGGTCGGGCGCAAATTACGATTGAAAAAACTCAAAATCCGTTATTACAAGCTTTACCGGCTCGACAATTTGTTTGGATGAGTCACGGTGATCGGGTAACAGCGATCCCAGATGGTTTTGAAACGGTGGCAATTAGCGATAATACGCCATATGCGGTGGTGGCTGATGAACAGCGGCAACTGTATGGTGTGCAATTTCATCCGGAAGTTCGCAATAGCGATCATGGTTTGGAAATGTTGCACAATTTTGCTTTTCAAATTTGTGGAGCTCAGGCTAATTGGAGCATGAAAGATTTTATTGATGAGCAAATTCAAAAGATTCGTGCGATAGTTGGTGACCGGCAAGTGTTATTAGGTTTATCAGGCGGTGTGGATTCTTCAGTGACCGGCGTGTTATTGCATAAAGCGATCGGTTCGCAATTAACTAGTATTTTCGTGGATCATGGTTTGTTGCGCAAAGGCGAAGCTGATGAAGTGATGGCTAGTTTAGAAGGCAAATTTGGCTTGAATATCATCAAAGTTGATGCTCAACAACGCTTTTTGGATAAGTTAAAGGGTGTTAGTGACCCTGAGCAAAAGCGGAAAATTATTGGGAACGAGTTTATTGAAGTTTTTAATGATGAAGCTCAAAAATTAGATGGCATTGATTTTTTGGCGCAGGGAACTTTATACACAGATGTGATTGAAAGCGGGACAAATACCGCGCAAACGATCAAATCACATCATAATGTGGGCGGATTACCTGAAGAAATGCATTTTACCTTGATCGAACCGTTGCGGACTTTATTTAAAGACGAAGTTCGTGAGCTGGGAGAACAAATGGAGATGCCTCACGATTTGGTTTGGCGGCAGCCGTTTCCAGGCCCCGGCTTAGGGATTCGGGTGTTAGGTGAAGTGAGCGCTGATAAGTTGCAGATTGAGCGCGATAGTGATTATATTTTGCGGGAAGAAATTAAAAAAGCGGGCTTAGACGAGTCCATTTGGCAATACTTTACCGTTTTGCCGGGGATGCGTAGCGTTGGCGTTATGGGCGACGGTCGGACTTATGATTATACGGTCGGAATTCGGGCAGTCACCTCTATTGACGGCATGACCGCGGATTTTGCGCAAATTCCATGGGATGTGCTGGCGCAGATTTCCACGCGCATTACCAATGAAGTGGCACACGTGAACCGCGTTGTCTATGATATTACGTCTAAGCCACCCGCAACCATTGAGTGGGAATAA